ggtgcaggtccgttcttcgtgttcttcatgttcatcatcatcagcagcatcagaaaccgagtttgggaaaactcgaatttcttcttctatggatctcctcagccccccagactctcgaacCCTCTTatatgagtccccagcactctatatatactccataggatcaagaagtctcgctataactcgagataattctctcttaactcggtttgatgaaaaaatattctgggaatattttcttccctgatttagcttctcacgcgtagatttctatcctggtcactctagaaatgtttatacacgacccacaatgttgctagagccctcatgaatgagcagaacacgctcaaatcttctccaatcccgtgttcaacccgtgtttccctgttttgcatttcgtgaattatccagctaattctggccaaatttgatcgaaccaaaagcccaaaacgtgtttgttaggacatatcacaacttcctaccaaaaatcagccattgaatcgccctagaacacgttcaaaaattccaacaaaacatctgccagttgatagtacttttttcccgccaatttttggttattgaatttgggaagaagatgtcctcccccctaaccagaactggggtgcgaataacatctgcctttggggtgacctggggtgccccttagtaattgatgtgtcccttatccaacggtgagagtccgaataacacgtgtcctctggggcttttaccaacttttcgagccgaattttccaaaaaaatgtttattttccaaagatgcctacaaacacataaaacaccaaaattagtacaaactcgagtgccaacaatatatagtattgagatcaaattaaacacaaaaatgtgtctatcaactggcaatgctcgggaacatgtctctcgttttctcgaaggcttgggagaacatgaacataatcatgtcttctgtctcaaggaattctcaaaatctctgaaaggcagggcatacacctggtataacaacatcacaccagggaccatcaacaattggggagaaatgattaacgcattttacaggaaatacttcttcgtgtcagaacaaatcaccctctccgaccttggaagaatatttcagagggtcagtgaaaatcccaatgattatgtgaaaaggttcagagtccaagccctggattgtcatgacccaaacgtcacggaacaacaactggtggaattgtgcatcaatggcatgctcccggtctacatggccttgctagaaaaccttcgattccagactttctcagagcttcacgaagctgcgaagaggtcggcaaccactgcacccgctcttttggaaagagaaaaatcaacaaagaatgaagattcaaaagacactcgaggaagcagacgtctgatcaacaagcagtataacctgcaaccttcaacaaatgttgtcgcggaagggagtaagcgaaaagcagaaccacaacacaagcagacttcctccaccccttcaaagacacacaagaaggagaattcgaaaatccctcctcagcatacggaagatccagaagcacctgattttctcTGTTCAatagaagaagttaatgaactactcgatgcctggattcaagacggctcaatcaaattgccttatgtcaagaaggaaccaactgaagaggccatggaaaatcctcggtattgtcgcttccatatatacgtcatccatcccacgagtgattgcaaaattttgaagcgcatattcaaagaaaaggtcgaaacaggagagctcaacctggggactgagggggtgcacaaaaaccccctcccagttagaacttttaccatctccgaacctcctgtcaaggaaacagtccaatctctgatcgaacatgtctgcgagctgttgtatctttcgaaagctcaaaggaaagacatgtttgctgcactgaaccacatcgtgtccggaatacgtccgctgatccaagagactatcaCCGGAACCTCAGCCACTGACACATAAATGtatgattggggactgctcaccacagtgcacattaaaggaaatgagttcaagagggcgttcattgATGTTGGTAcctccgtcaacatcatccctttgaaaactctcagagctgctggtattactcgatgGGAAGCCAcccatgctcccatagcaatcagggatcacgaaggaatctccagaaacgcatacggcttcatcactctcaaagttacggaaagatcgatctgcactgaggacaagtttttcataatccgggaagaccctggatacgacatggtccttgagagaacttggattcatgctgaaaggacaacgatgccttcaagaCATCCGGTCATctacaaggattccgagtcagaagacgaagtagaggacgcaccaccgtttgagcatctggaagaagtaaaaactctgatgggacttatacaggaacttggagataatccgcacacctttgtcagaaggtttcgagctcaggcaagtcttgtTCCTattttgtctttcttttggtcatgaaatgtctcttgtggaaatttcattatgaacccattcttgtacctttgccaattttattaacaaaaagggggagaaatattgtaggtcacactacaaatgcatatggttttcggatcattgtgtaagggggagtggtttccatgattgagatggagcattgactaagggggagtgatatatataaccatagtattattgttaaagtcgtgatgtaattggactttgatgttcataataatactatgacactgtataataatgatcgagaatctcgatttctctcattgttatagctacggatcttcaataacggtgatactaaacttacaacctttgggatcattggagtacttggaaggaagaagatttcaaggaacgttgaagattggactatggaataggagccactaaagtttatcttttttcatatgtattaatagttttgtcataaaattgacaaagggggagattgttagagcatagctcggtcaacctcgcatgcgttgctatatcaagcatgtttgtcaatgttagtgatcaaaactataaagtcttgatttctagcctattagctaagtctcggactaggataggaaaagtgtagctgagctcaaggacttcatggtgattcaacgacaacgacgaagatctacaccaaggaaccgtggaacttcatcaacaaaaaggtatgtgaagacttgaacttatctctcacttgaaagtctatctattcttctcctacttcttatgagataaaagtcaaatgctatatagactagatcatatacacttgatatttcgagctgagtattcattgcttatcttttactcgaaatcatgtgttggtaaagcgtttcgctttgatcaggtttatcttcacctaatgacgaaagtcatgaaagtttcaatcactttggaaattgctatgacgagaaaggtctgttgttattcacgactgaatatcgccatttgagaatgtttcaatgattggaataagagtttagattatataaccatgtattccttgaaccgaagttttcgaactttgttgatcaagataaatcggtaggattgtggaattggcttgccaagtccgcgaactgacggaagttctcgaccgagaatttctgctgggatttcaaaaactcgtttgtttGCTAAGTCCGTgatctcagtccgcgaacccagtccgcgaactggcggaagttcttgacccgagaatttctgctgagtttggaaaactcaaccgattaacttaagtccgcgaacttgtttgtgagcttaagaggttatgatctaaagaggtgctttgaacatgaaacattaattattaaggaatgttttatgcaaaccgtggctataatgttcatgagccgattttaatcgaatcgaatcatctttgtttcaattgtgtcttgtgtagttacataagatctcatagaaattgaacaactcttaactagttcatttgagttaattgaactagttattatgaagaagaacatgattaatatgagatgctcatatggttgaccttttgggttatcatgttgaaccaacatacgtgtactcgtttggcatggttttctcaaacccagtaaacgtgtacccaagtgtgtgtgaaaatCTATGtatttctatctaacggttgagagatattggcttgaatctaaatcaggttttcatctagcggtggatagagtttgctttgtacctaaggcaaaaccctgattttaaaggttgtagataggagacatctagctagagcaaaactttatccccacacgtctatgtgatactagtgcgctcgctagagtcgatctccattaacccttgattttcttctctaaaatcgcgttaatgacttaaagacttcattgggattgtgaagccaaaccgatactacttttatcgtagttgtgtgatctgatcttgcatcttctatcgtacgagtacaatcgattgattggcttgagatcgtgagagttctccgataggcaagataaagaagtcataaacatcttcgtctcattgtttgtgattcctcgacaaaccatttgtgtagtcaggaaggattgtagagaggtggtttattaatctaggttgttcttcgagaatataagaccgaattatcaattggttcatgttacctggattttatatctaaagacggaacaaaacctagggtttatctgtgggagactgatatatccttttgatagacttttgtgtgtgaaacagattcgtttattatcaagtctgtgattttgggttgcagcaactcttagttgtgggtgagatcagctaagggaatcaagtacgcagtgttctgctgggatcagaggcgtaggagtacaactgtaccttgtatcagtgagagattggtaggggttcaactatagatcagtttgaagttagtttgtagtactctagtgtttgtagcggcttaatacagtgtgtattaaatcttgactaggtcccggggttctgcatttgcggtttcttcgttaacaaaatttctggtgtctgtgttatttattttccacattatattttatataatagaaataatacaggttgtgcgttaagatcatcaacttctctagtccaacttttggttgttgattgtagttgattgatccttggacattggtctttggtaccctccaagttatctctctttgataaagactcgcagatttctatttgcttgagtaaagatcaaatcgagagattgagataataaatccttgagatacttttaatctagattgggtctgactgtctagttgattctctagcaaagtatttcggagttagtccacatagattgctaagcgaaatattgggtggtgttgttagacccacgctttttcaaaagCATATCATAATGAGCAAGCGGTGAATGGACAGAGAAAGTACATTCCAGTACTGCACATTGATCCAACTGGCTGGGTATGTTTTCCAATATCTTGATAAACAACATGCATCATGTTTTTGAAAAGTGCAGTGCATATCTCACATACTGTTTTACATAAAATCCGACTTCATGCTAATTTTCTTTTAGATATTGAGAATTTCAATAGCATATCTCCCAAACTAAACAAAATAAAACATTTTTTAATGTTATAACAAATATTATGCTTTCATATATGTGTTTTACACTATAATTTTCAATACATATTTACCATACTGatattgttattttttttcttttttcagtttTATTTAAGTGACCCATCGCATCAAGTAGCAGCAAACATTGTTGTCTTTGTACCCATCAATCAAATGGAGGAAGGAACCAGGAAGATTATTATTCCAATGTCACATCAAAACGTGCATTGGAAGCTTCTTGTGTATGAGTGCGAGAAAAGCGAATTCAACCACTACAACACTTAGGAAGTCGCATCCAAAGACCAGTTTCTCAATAATGCTAATCTTATGGTAGAATATTTGCTTGATAGAAATTAATGAACATTTGGCGCCGCGGCCTTCCACTAGTACGCAGATTAAAGATGATCAGTTACCCAACACCTCAACAGGGAGACTATCCAGATTGTGCAATATATATCATGCACATCATAAAGAAAGTTTCAAAGGAGGAAGTCGTTGATGGAGTGCGAATGAGCTTGGGACACCCTGAAGAACTAAAAAATTAAAATGCAGAAGAAGAGGATCTCTTTAGCACGCGACATATTCTCAGCAACATCTTCTCCTGAGAAGAGCTGGAATATTAATGCTCCAAAAGGTTTTTAAGCTAGtatctgacagtacatatatgaatTAGGACTGCATGGTAGAAGTTATCCCAGAGAACATAATCAAAGTTTACTAGTTTGTTTTAGACACTATCGAAGTTTACTAATTGTTCTTACTTATTTTGATTACAACTGTTCTCGAAACTATGGTGTTTGTCTTAAATCTATGTACAGTTGTTTcgctttataaaaatgttgacatGTTGGATGGTAAAAGTCCATAGTATGAAGTGTTTGGTGTGTCTTATGTAACATAGATCATGAGATTCAATGAAGAATCTCATAGATGGTCTTTGTGTTTGGTGTGTCTTATATGACATTTCCTGCACTCAAAGAACACAGAGTACATAATAGTTGTACTCAAAAAATCTTGAACATCCATAATGACCTCGAAGAATAGAGAGTACATACTCACTGTAATATTTATGCAGTGCATAGGTGTGACATATTGTACTAGGTGTTGTAACATGTTCATACCTTTTGTTACATAGGTGTGACATATTGTAACATTTCCTGCACTCCAGATAGTTGTTCATTACAGAGTAAATAAAAACTTAGAGTACATAACTCCTGCACTCTTAAAACTAACTAAAAAAGCAACCTGAAAAACCAATAATACTGAAAGTGGATAATGCTATCTGATTAATGAGTCTTAAATGAGCACAAAGTACCCTGTCCTAGAAAGATATAAAAACAGTACATAATTGCAGTACTCTAAGAAAATCTAACAAAAGTGTTTAAAATGATCCACAAATAGAATCTGCATTGGGACCAATATAACTAATCAGGGAGAACTGAAAATATAAAAACTCAGGGGTAAGAAGGAACGATAGTGCAggttgccttgttgtgatgagtttTCTTCTTGCAGTTTGAACAACGGACGGACTTCCTAGCTTTCTCCCATGCATTCTTGATACGATTTCCCTTTGGCCTACCTGGTGGAACTCGTGGATGGGGTAGAAAATTACGAATTTTACATAATTGAATACAGCTGCTGAAAATTCGTAACTTTAAAATAGTCTTGGATATAATCTACGTATCTATCACCCTCGGAAGAAATAGTTGTTGCAGCAtgagagcatggaaaaccataaacacgcCATCTTTGGCAGGTGCAAGTCTTGCTCAGCAGAGCAACAGTGTGAGACCTGCAAATGCGCAAAAATATTTTCAGCACAAATAACTTAAAAGCAGTACATATATGCAGCACTGCAAATAAATACAGAAAAAAAATATACGATTCAATGCTACATGTATGCTATACTGCAGTAGAACTTGTTTTAGGGGATAAAGCTAACCTAGGTGAATGAATCTCATAGACATAACCAGATGATTGAGTAACATTCCAAACTCGACTAATTTGAATATGTTCTTTAAGTAACGCCTGGTAGGTAGGAGTGAGCAACTCAGGGTCCATCAAAACACTCAATTCGCGATGTTCATTCATCAACTCCATAATGCGTAACCTATGAACGAAACAAAAAGAATACCTGTAGtaaattttgaacaaaaaaaaaatgaacaaaaaacaaagaaaacccaaaaaaaaacacacacacaaacccgatcatgtCAACGAGGGCCCAGGCAGGCAACCTCTTGTCTTTCCGAATCCAATTATTTAAAGACTCAGAAACACTTGATGTAGTCTGACCAAATCTACAGCCAGTGAAGAACGCGCTGGACCAATGTTCCCTAGGCATATTGCGACAATAGTTAGCAACCCCAGGCCTTCCTATTAACTCCATTTCCATAAGTGCTTCTTCATATCTTGCTGGTGTGAGAGCATAAGTTGCTTTTTTGAAACAAGTCATAACTTGTTTATACTTCTCGTCTGATGTCCTGATTGGTAGGTTTCCTTTCAAGTGGTAGTAACAATAGCCATGATGGGAATTCGGAAAATGTGCAGGAATAGACCTCAACAATCCTTCATGACGATCAGACATAAATGTGATAGGGCGGTCACCAACAATGTTCTTAAGATTGCGCATAAACCAATCCCAATTGTCAACATCTTCTCCAGGGACCAATGCATATGCTAGCGGATAAAAACCCGCAGAAAACAAACAGTACATATATCATATACTATCACAAACTATGTCGCTATACTAGTTGAAACTGAAAAATAGACTAAGAATTTCCAGTACATAATATCCATACtgtttacaaaaaaaaaggtcttatgcttacatatatgaaTCTGTGTGTGTTAGACACAATAAATTTTCAGTACATAAATGGTATAATAGTAACAAACTAGTTAATTTGCAGTACATAAATGGTATACTCAAAAAGTTCCAACGATTAAAAGCAATGAATAACTTGTaaacaataataattaaaacgTAAGAAAGAGCACTTGCCTTGATTCCCATTCAGACAAGTCGCAGCCATAAGGGTACCTCAAAATCTCTCGGTCAGAAAAgttgcatcaacaaaaatcattggtcGACAAACTTGATAACCTTCAATACAAGCGCCTATTGCAATGAATAACCTTTCAAATGTTTGAGTTGCGTCATTATATTGAAAATACACATAAGATCCAGGATTTGTTTCTTTCAATGAATTAACCCACCAAACCAGATCGGAGTAAGACTTTACATCATTGCCAAAAATTTCACGGTGTGACATTTCCAAACCATGATATGCATGATGATACTTGATATTAACACCAGCCCCACATTTTATGTAATCTTCAATTTTACGAGGCTTGATAAGTGGATTGTGCATCGCACGATCATGAATAAGGTTGTGTACCAGCTTCTTCGATACTTTAGGACATCTCAACTTGACACCACCTCCACAAGTGTGCCTGTCAACATACTTTTTATCCTAAAAACATCGCAAGTAGAATCAATGGCGACTGCATGTATCATCCAAGTGCATGGGACCTTACTGCATTTCATTGTGAACCTTTCACGATCATTCTTCACTTTTGTAACGCGATACCCAGTCTTCAAACAATACTTTTGACATGCCAACCGAATagcatcaacaccaccacgaaTAAGCTGAAAGTAGAGGAGGTTTAGCAACTTCTTTGCCATCAGTTTTATAACTATCTCTAGCTTCCCTAATCAATTCTGAATTGTTGTAGACGTTGTTGAAAGTAGAGGAGCTACATGCACCGGTAGAAAGACACTCCACATGCAGCTCAAAGAACATCGTTTTCTTTGAAAAATGTAAGGCAGCGAGACCATGAAGTTGAAAGTCAGCAATCACAGGCACTTTGACACCATTATCAACATTATTGATGACAATATCAGAAGGGTTCAAGGTTCTCCAATTctcacaaataagaaatttcaggtCATCAATACTAGACTTAAAAGTAACCAGGTGGGCAAAATGATGatgcaattaaattgattacctacgtgattagtttggttgtttgtattccaattagattaattatgggttctcttgtaattagtctagttgagttttcatatattccataagttcttgtgttgagtatatggacGACTATACTaaccatgttctattggttaatgtagtcatatattccgtaaggttttccttatgttgagtatgtgaacgattaagttagtcatctctgtatgattaccttagtcgtagctccgtaagtttacttatgttgagcacaatcaattaaattaatcacttttgtggtttgatttaattgtgtattccaattaaattaatcatgggtttacttgtgattaatttgattgagttttggatatagaaaatcattttcctatggttttttggtgtccaattaaaaatccttattttctttcgaaattaaggtcgctcttgttgttctctcgggaatgacatcaaatgggggagagttcttttgaagttgtgtttaatggtaatatcttgcggggtgtgcggttgtggaattttataggggttatcttgtatcttaaaactccttgatgaatgcatttagcttcggctttatgattgcatctaaattatgttgctatgtatttttttattttagtctatgaaacgtttcttctcggaaatttcattaggatcccgttcttgtacctttgccaattttattgacaaaaagggggagaattaatgtgtagttctactacatatacatatagttttcggatcattgtgtaagggggagtggtttctatgtgagatggagtattgactaaggggacgggagtgatacatatcaccgtagtattattgttaaagtcgtgatgcaattggactttgatgttacataataatactatgtcactgtataatgatgatcgagaatctcgatttctctcattgttatagctacggatcttcaacaacggtgatgctaaacttataacctttgggatcattggagtacttggaaggacgaagatttcaggaaacgttgaagattagactttggaataggagccactaaagtttatcttttttgtagtcCATACGCATTAatagttgtagatggggaaaaacgatttgctggtttttaaggaattgaggagacgaccgtacggaggagactcctcgaaccgagcgaaatgttaaacctcacacatatgcatcgCTGTAAAGGGggtgatttagattcgagagatcaatctgtagtactccggcctaaatcaagacaatgaccgttccagagtaaattcggtcacgagagaggatgggttg
This DNA window, taken from Papaver somniferum cultivar HN1 chromosome 3, ASM357369v1, whole genome shotgun sequence, encodes the following:
- the LOC113359417 gene encoding uncharacterized protein LOC113359417 codes for the protein MAKKLLNLLYFQLIRGGVDAIRLACQKYCLKTGYRVTKVKNDRERHTCGGGVKLRCPKVSKKLVHNLIHDRAMHNPLIKPRKIEDYIKCGAGVNIKYHHAYHGLEMSHREIFGNDVKSYSDLVWWVNSLKETNPGSYVYFQYNDATQTFERLFIAIGACIEAYALVPGEDVDNWDWFMRNLKNIVGDRPITFMSDRHEGLLRSIPAHFPNSHHGYCYYHLKGNLPIRTSDEKYKQVMTCFKKATYALTPARYEEALMEMELIGRPGVANYCRNMPREHWSSAFFTGCRFGQTTSSVSESLNNWIRKDKRLPAWALVDMIGLRIMELMNEHRELSVLMDPELLTPTYQALLKEHIQISRVWNVTQSSGYVYEIHSPRSHTVALLSKTCTCQRWRVYGFPCSHAATTISSEGDRYVDYIQDYFKVTNFQQLYSIM